A single window of Gymnogyps californianus isolate 813 chromosome 16, ASM1813914v2, whole genome shotgun sequence DNA harbors:
- the RPLP0 gene encoding 60S acidic ribosomal protein P0 produces MPREDRATWKSNYFMKIIQLLDDYPKCFIVGADNVGSKQMQQIRMSLRGKAVVLMGKNTMMRKAIRGHLENNPALEKLLPHIRGNVGFVFTKEDLTEIRDMLLANKVPAAARAGAIAPCDVTVPAQNTGLGPEKTSFFQALGITTKISRGTIEILSDVQLIKTGDKVGASEATLLNMLNISPFSFGLVIQQVFDNGSIYNPEVLDITEETLHKRFLEGVRNVASVCLQIGYPTIASVPHSIINGYKRVLAVAVETDYTFPLAEKVKAFLADPSAFVAAIPVAAETAAPAAAAAAAPAKEAAKEESEESDEDMGFGLFD; encoded by the exons ATGCCCAGGGAAGACAGGGCTACGTGGAAATCCAACTACTTCATGAAAATCATC CAACTCCTGGATGATTACCCAAAATGTTTCATTGTGGGAGCAGACAATGTGGGATCCAAGCAGATGCAGCAAATCCGTATGTCCCTGCGTGGAAAGGCTGTTGTGCTGATGGGGAAGAATACAATGATGCGCAAAGCTATTCGTGGTCATCTGGAGAATAACCCTGCCTTAGAAAA GCTGCTGCCTCACATCCGTGGGAATGTGGGCTTTGTCTTCACCAAGGAGGATCTGACTGAGATCCGGGACATGCTGCTGGCTAACAAG gtGCCAGCAGCTGCCCGTGCCGGCGCTATTGCTCCTTGTGATGTGACTGTGCCGGCCCAGAACACTGGTCTCGGACCTGAGAAAACCTCCTTTTTCCAGGCCTTGGGCATCACCACGAAGATTTCCAGAGGGACCATTGAAATTCTG AGCGATGTGCAGCTCATCAAGACCGGAGACAAAGTGGGTGCCAGCGAAGCCACCCTGCTGAACATGCTGAACATCTCCCCCTTCTCTTTCGGGTTGGTGATCCAGCAGGTCTTTGACAATGGCAGCATTTACAATCCCGAAGTGCTGGACATCACCGAGGAGACCTTGCACAAACGCTTCCTGGAG GGTGTTCGTAATGTTGCCAGCGTCTGTCTGCAGATTGGGTACCCGACCATTGCTTCTGTGCCCCACTCCATCATCAACGGGTACAAGCGGGTCCTAGCTGTGGCGGTGGAGACCGACTACACCTTCCCGCTGGCTGAAAAG GTGAAGGCCTTCCTGGCAGACCCCTCTGCTTTTGTGGCGGCCATCCCTGTGGCAGCTGAAACAGCTGCacctgccgctgctgctgctgctgctccagcgAAAGAGGCAGCGAAGGAGGAATCGGAGGAGTCTGATGAGGACATGGGATTCGGTCTCTTTGACTAA